The nucleotide window CTTTAGGTGTGTCTAATTGAATCGCTTAGTGACATTATCACTGAATATTGATTTTATCATCAATAATAGTAGTGTAATACTCGCAGAACTGGGAGCTGAAGTAGTcataatcaataaaataattgtgtagattttttaatttatgctgATAGCCAACACTAAATAATATTGATATTTAGGATTTTATTATTGTCGCTGATGTGTAAAAAACTAAAAGTACAGAATTTAtattaacttttcttttttataatctTTAAACATTTTGCAGAAACAGTTACTGCTGCTTCCAACGCCTCCCCTTATCAGTTGGAGAACTCCTCTAGTACAGTACCACCCACTTCCCCCTCTGATCCTCTCCCAGGAACAAGCAAAGGGGGTTCAATGGCCACCCGTACTCCAAAACACTCACGCACAAATCTCAACCTCAGCATTGAAGTGCCATCTCCGTCTCAGGTAGAAATAACTACAAATATGACATTCGTTTGTTAGGTGGAGCTGCATCCTTTGTATTATTGTAAAATGATTCAAAATGACGTTCTCAGATATGAATCAGATATGAATCAGGAAGTTTTGGGCCGTTACTTGATAAACTATGTATTCTCTATTGTTGCATATTGCACTTGTCAGGTTGACCACTCCGTCCTGGATGCCTTACCTGCAGAGCTGAGGGAGCAGGTGGAGAAGTCCTGGATCCGAAGGGGTCATCTGCCAAATGATGTGCCATGTCCTTCCACGCCCTCTCGTGCCCCCTCCTCACTCATCGCCAGTGAGCCTCAACCTGCAGGTACACTGGTCCTACAGATCCCCAATCAGCATGGGCCTATGGGCTCCACCGGCATAGTGCTGGAGCTTCCTGACTTCTCACAGGTAAATTAGCATTTAGCAAACATTGCACCTTTATTTCAGtagctgttttattttgtttgttgttttttctttttttttctttttttttgagtattatttgtgtgtgtgcaagccaGTATACTGGCAATTGGAGTGAATAGGAGGATctacctattattattattattattattattattattattgtgttgttgttgttgttcaatagATTGAAATATATAGTATTCATTGTCTTTGACTGACCAGATTGATCGGTTTGGTTTTGGATTTATAGGTCGATCCAGAGGTGTTTGCAGCACTGCCACGAGAGCTACAAGAGGAGCTCCACTCCGCTTATAGACGCAGGGAAACGGCCCAACCACCTGGCATTATGGGTAAGCAACTTATTTTTTCATCAATGAACAAACCTTTATGACGTGACTAAAACTAGATATACGTTTTTCTGTTCCTGTTCTCACATTTGGTCGCACAGATGATGTCAGTTCCTCCATTCCTTGTGATTGGTCATAGATATAGTGCatcattttttccacagttTTTTCCACCTGGGGAGAAAACagtgatttggaaagacacatcTGTCTTTatcaggtcctacagttgactgttcatgtcagagcacaaaccaagcatgaagtcaaatgaattgtctgtagacctccgagtcAGGATTGTCTCccggcacaaatctggggaaggttacagaaaaatttctgctgctttgaaggttcAAATGAGCACAGCGGCCACAAAatcaccaggactcttcctagagctggccggccacatAAACTGAGCAAttgggggagaagggccttagtcaagGAGGTGACAAAGAatctgatggtcactctgtcagagctccagaggtcctctgtggacattCACCAATCAGGCATGTATGGTatagtggccagacggaagccaagccttaggcacctgaaggactttCAGACCATGACAAAGATTAAACTTTTTGTTGTGAATgcatcatgtttggaggaaaccaggcaccactcatcaccaggccagtaccatccctacagtaaagcatggtgtgCAGCATCATGCTCATCTTTAAGCAGGACAACAACCTGAAGAATACAGCAATCACATTCAaaaaggctgtaattgctgccaaattGACAAactattgagcaaaggctgtgaatacatatgtacatgtgatgtcttggtttatttatttctaagaAATTGGCCAAAGtttcaagtaaacctttttttcatgttgtcattatgggatgttgtgtgtagagttcTGAGGGAAATAcaattatttaatccattttgaaataaggctgtaacatagcaaaatgtgggaaaagtgatgcactgtaaatactttttggatgcactgtatgctATCCTTTCTATGGTATAATACCAAACTGGCTGGTGCAGTGGAGCGATGACCAACTGATTCTGTATTTTAAGCCTACAACGAACACGACCAATGTTTTCAAAGGATGGAGGTGTTTGTGTTGACATTCATCTTTTGCTGTAAAATTTTCTTTTCTACTTAGAATAGTTCTCGAACTCTTATGATTTGTTTTGGGCTTTTTTATTGGTATGAAGAGATTATCTTTTGTTTTTGGTTCCCTCCTTCCATGTTCCTAACATATAAGACTTGGTATAGGTAGCAGGGTACAGTAGCCATGTTTTCCCCATATGAAGTCATTGAACATGATTATGTTCCACCATAGTCCCATTTAGTCACTGCTGTCCATAACTTCTCACCAGTCGAACAGAAGATTCCTTTGCTGCAATTCAAGCAGCCAGCTGTTGGCAGGACCAAGCGACGATACAAGAGAAGAAACACCAGCCCTGCCAAGAAAGGCCACAGCCCCTTAAAGAGGCTCCACCTGGCTAACAGTCCCGCCAAATCCAGCCCCTCCAAAACCATTCAGACAGCCCTCAAACTCAAAGATGAAGCCAGCAGTCTGAAGGTAACTCTTTCAGCTTTGCTTTATTTTAAGGccgaaatgtttttttcatcaaaCAGAATAATCCGCAATTGAGCAATTTCTCTGAAGCAGGACGTCCCTGAGGTACTATCCAAATTCACCCCTCGGCCAGTCCCAACCCTCGCCGGAGCCTTTGAGCTCAGTGATATCAAGACCCTGATAAGGGAGTGGGTCACTACCATCACAGGTACCGAAGGAAGAGGTGCTGTGCTGGTCTGTAACTATTATAACTAATAGTCTGTAACTACTGTTCTCTCTCACCATTTGTTTCTCAGAGCCAATGGAAGAGGACATTCTGCAGGTGGTTAAATACTGCACTGAGCTTGTCGAGGACAAAGATCTTGAAAAGCTCGACCTAGTCATCAAATACATGAAGAGGTAACCCTGAATGAGCCGCTGTGCCTACGCTGTACAAACGTAATGGCGGAGCATCTACTGACATGAATATGCTGTTGAATCTCACACCACAGGCTGATGCAGCAGTCCGTCGAGTCAGTTTGGAGCATGGCTTTTGACTTCATCTTGGACAATGTGCAGGTGGTGGTGCAGCAGGCCTATGGCAGCACTCTGAAAGTCACCTGAAAGGCAGGCTTTCTCCATGCAACGTCACCAACGGTTTCATACGCGAGGAACCGCGGCCAAAGCGCTCTAATGAAGACGTCTGTGAATCCGTTCTCGTAATGAATTATCAGTCATCGGTTATGCAGTCTTATAGTAAGATGTGGCAAGTTCTGCGCTGGAGCGTCCATGACCATGTCAGCAGAGGAACGGATCTTTTAAGAGGGACAAAATGAGCGGTTAAGTGGTTTTTCTGCACTACTGGAAAAAGAGCAAAACGTTCTGTTTTTACCCTGTCTTACCAAGTCACTTCCAACAGTCCATGCCGTCTCGTCTCTGCTCCCTCGTGTTACTGTCTCTGTGTGAGAACTGCCTGTTTTGACATCAGACATATCTGAGCAATTTGGTAGCAAATTGTTCTTGCTCTTTGGGTTTTTACACAAATTGAAACTGAGCAATTTTGTACtcctgcaaaaagaaaaaagtgccaAAACTGACATCATAGCATGTACATAGTGAACTTTAGATAACATGTTATATATGTAAAGTTTGTTTTAATTCGATgtctttgctgtttttttttttgtttttttgtttttttctgtgtatgtgagagcgagagagagagagagcgagcgagcatGAACGTGTCGTTTTAATCAATGTTTgccgaaaaaaaagaaactaaaactGGCCAAAGCCTGTTTTGTACTCTTGAAAGATGTCCAAGTATTGTATTGACCTCTCTTATGAGAGGCGCACATCACCGGCACTAAAACTGGTGCTATGTTGCAGACTTCCGCTGTCCCCATCAAGCCAGACCCCATCATTACACAAgttgaatgtatttttgaatGCATCCGGTCATTTTGGCTTtagtttaaattatttttgtaaagtAACACTGTGTGGTCCGTTCCATCGCTCTACAACAGATTATTTGACACTGACTTCTTGTCAAATTGTTCCATAACGTTTGTACAGGGGGAACGGTCAGAACTGATGTTTTTGGTCTGCAGAACCGTCTTTCATGACTGACCTGTGCCTGAAGACCTGAAGCTGTGACATCATTTctatgtggttttttttttgttttttttttacagtaattgttAATAAACTTACTGGAACGCTGCATTTCTGATTCTTTCCTTCACCTAGTCCTGTAACTCAGGGTCGTGGATGGGGACACCATTCACTTGCAGGAGGAAGACAGGGAACCTGGATTAGacttggcacacacacacacacacacacacacacacacacacacacacacacacggcagtggtggcctggcagttaaggaCGCAGCCCTGGactcagaaggctgctggttcaaaTCACGATCTACTGAGGTGCCAAAGtaccacacgctgctccccgggcgcctgtcatggctgcccactgctcaccaaaggtgatggttaaatacagagcacacgttttgttgtgtcaccgtgtgctgtgctgcagtgtttcacaatgacaatcacttcactttcacacaccgGGATGTTGTGTACTTGTGTCCCGACACGATGCATGCTACCACCTGAATTTGACTTTTTATGTCGTGTACAGTCTCGTGTGCTCATGCTGCTGAGgttgttcttgtttttaatgCTCCTCTATCCTGATGTTGCTGCTTTTCAGATCTTCTCCCGTTCCTTCCTCCCCAAtgctgctgtgttgtgtgtgtgtgtgtgttgtgtgtgtggctcgACGGACACGCTTTTCAGCAGAACTTTTCTTCAACCACGTTTTTCACCTTCACTTCCGACAGAAACCGCAATAAAACAAGTATGTCGTGTTAACCAAACCAAATGAAACAAAAGGGCCGACGAGTTTTCCTCACAAAACCATGACATTGTGGCGTTTTAAAAGTCGACTTCATTTCAACATATATTTCAGTATTCGAAGGAAAATAAACGTGTAATTGTATTAAGGAGGATAAAGGGGCTTTTGCGCGGCGCGCCGCGGTATTTAACCTCCTCGTCGTCGCCGACCCGCCGAGATGTGGGCTGAGCCGCGGACCGCAGCTCCAGCCCCCCGCAGCCCGCAGCAGCACGCAGCCCGGGACGCGGACATGCTGAACCCGGCGAGCGGCGACCCGGCGCGCGTCCTCGCCGGCTACGCGGAGGAGTACCTGGACCTGGTGGAGTCGCTGCCGCTGGACCTCCAGAGGAGCGTGTCTCTCATGCGGGAGATCGACGCCAAGTACCAAGGTAGCGTCCGCCCGGCGCGGCTAGCTAGCAGGCTAACGCCGCCTCAGACGCGCCTCGACCCGGCTCCGTTCGCGCGTCGCGGCCGCGGGGTAAGCTGTGGGGCCGGGGGAGGGTACGTGGCGCTTTTTCGGTTGCGCCAGAAGAGTAAAATTGTGAGTCGGTTCGTTGCGCGGCGAGATGCGACTTCGGCGGTGGGAAGCGGCGGGGGAGAAGCCCCGAAATAAACCGAGTTTAGCCCGCCGTCTCGCCCCCCGTAAAGTTACCGCAGCGGCTCGCCCGTCGACGTCTCTCCGCGGCGGCTCCATTGTTGCGGCGCGGCCGCTTTCACCGCGTTGGAGCAAATTGTACACGTAGCCGTACGAGTACCGGGGTCGTTTTTCGGGGACTAACAGCGCGTCTTGTCGCTATAAACTGGGTTTaattaacaacaacatttattcctcataaagcccaaaatcacacacagtgtgtcgcaatgggctttgacgggccctgcagttgacaccccatcacacttgacccttctgcacacaaggaaaactgtaggagagggaaaaaaagagaggaagaaacgctGGGACGGAGTGATAGAGCGAGGGACgctcttccagggtagagtggaCCTGCAAGTGATGAtctgtccaataagagaaaaagtcctacaatAGTAGAGATGGAGatgagcatttaccagacgcccttatccagagtgggttaagtgtcttgctcggggacacaatgttagtaagtggggtttgaacctgggtcttctggttcacaggtgttacccgctaggctactaccaccctttcgcGTTATGTGATTTGGAAGAATAATAGACATTTTATAAACACGTTTTTTTAATAGATCTGTATGGATTTAGAGTGACTCTCGAGTGAACTTGTTTTGTAGACGTACTGAAGGAGCTGGATGAGGCTTACGAGAAGCACCGGCAGGAGACCGACCCGGTCCAGAGGAGGCGTCTGCTGCACAGCGTCCAGCGGGCCTTGATCCGCACGCAGGAGCTGGGCGATGAGAAGATCCAGATCGCGGCGCAGatggtggagctggtggagaaCCGCAGCAGGCAGGTGGACTGGCACTTCGAGCTCTTCCAGGCCTGCCAGAGCTCGCCCGAGAGCAACGTCGCCCCGGGcgccgccgcagccgccgcGACCCCCGCCGCCATGAccccgctgctgctgccgcctgGCAAGCCCAGCGTCGATAAGAAGCGGGAGGAGACGCCCTGTTCTGGTGACAAGTACGGTGGCAAGCGCTCACGGAGGCAGAAGAACGGCGGGGAGAACCGCGAGAACTCCAACTACAGCACGGACCACGGGGAAGATGCGGGATCTGGCACGCCGAAAGAGAAGCGGGCCAAGACGTCCTCGtcgaagaaaaagaaaaggtcaaaggccAAACAGGAGAGAGAGACGTCGCCGGCAGACCTGCCCATAGACCCCAACGAGCCCACGTACTGCCTGTGCGAGCAGGTTTCGTACGGGGAGATGATCGGGTGCGATAACGACGAGTGCCCCATCGAGTGGTTCCACTTCTCCTGCGTGGGGCTCCACCACAAGCCGAAAGGGAAGTGGTTCTGTCCCAAATGCAGAGGCGAGAACGAAAAGACGATGGACAAGGCGCTGGAGAGGTCCAAACGGGAGCGGGCGTACAACAGGTAGCTCCGGCTGCCAGCATTTTCCCACGCTGCCTTGCcctctatttcttttttttttaacatcagtgTTCACAAAGCCTTGTTTGTCCACAGCCAAAATAAGTCCATAATACGAGCTTTTATATAAAATGGCAGGTCTGGTTCTATTTACTGCACACCCACCTTCTCTGTTCTCCCCTAGTTGTCACTAGTGTAGAACATCATGCTTTGAGTTTGTTAGACAAAGAAAAGAAGTAGGTCTTCCCTCctgacttttttccccctcccccgTTTAGTCATTCTTGTAGTTAGCGCTGAAATCTTTGTAGTTCTGTTTATGGATGTTGTTCTGGTGTCAGTAAAGCTGTAACCATCAAACTTTTTGGCTGCATGTCCTTGCTTTTAACAAGAACCATTATCATAATACCTTAAAAAGATTGAGGATGCGATaaaagcaattaaataaaaaggtagCTTGagaggtatacacacacacacacacaggcaacagCGGTTCGTTCTAAAGGTAGTCACaccttttattatttacaagTGCTGGGGGAGAAACACCCTGATCTGGACAACCAGTGCGAAGATCAGACACACGGTTCCGAAATACATTAGTACAGGACACAAGAGGAGGAAACACTCTAGCATTCATGCACGTAGCAAAGCTCACAATACAGGTAGGGCCCCGGCCGGTTCTGGTTCTCCTGCCCGTCCCCGAATCTCAGAACAGGAACACAGCCAGCCTGGGAAATGATTGATCCGGCTGTATTTCGTtgagggggggagaaaaaaaaaatgcatctaatTTTAGAGAGAACTGAGGCAGGAGGCTTGGGTGGGAGGGAAGTTGAAAGCATCATTTGAGTCCCAAAATAGTCTCGCCTGAAGAACATCTTCAGCGTCAGCTGAGAGAATGTGCTGCAAAGCGTACTGTAATGAGCAAAATGgtcgaggaaaaaaaaaaaaaaagggaggagacCAACCCCCCCTCCTATTCAACGAGAAGGTAAAGTGCATAAAATCTTAAAACCATaaacaaaaaggagaagaaaaaaaaacacacacacacacacagct belongs to Denticeps clupeoides chromosome 9, fDenClu1.1, whole genome shotgun sequence and includes:
- the ing1 gene encoding inhibitor of growth protein 1, with protein sequence MLNPASGDPARVLAGYAEEYLDLVESLPLDLQRSVSLMREIDAKYQDVLKELDEAYEKHRQETDPVQRRRLLHSVQRALIRTQELGDEKIQIAAQMVELVENRSRQVDWHFELFQACQSSPESNVAPGAAAAAATPAAMTPLLLPPGKPSVDKKREETPCSGDKYGGKRSRRQKNGGENRENSNYSTDHGEDAGSGTPKEKRAKTSSSKKKKRSKAKQERETSPADLPIDPNEPTYCLCEQVSYGEMIGCDNDECPIEWFHFSCVGLHHKPKGKWFCPKCRGENEKTMDKALERSKRERAYNR